In Carya illinoinensis cultivar Pawnee chromosome 7, C.illinoinensisPawnee_v1, whole genome shotgun sequence, the following are encoded in one genomic region:
- the LOC122316041 gene encoding uncharacterized protein LOC122316041 isoform X1 — protein sequence MDRQPHDYASASAMAYAQQQRQPPSMQQQQQFGFPPQHQQFPPSVHGPPFLPPHPSLQQFPYHPQMQQLHPHPPPHPHLLHLQQQQQAPPAFPPHLPSPLVPPQFHGPYDAAPPPAAPPSDPELHKRIEKLVEYAAKNGPEFEAMIREKQQENPDYGFLFGGEGHGYYRYRLWLATHPPGGPFNPPFASLSIPMMHPPPLNAPPMNAAAAGVGASATVLGAPQLHQPPFPSFYEQPQHHQHPQSFGIHGRPDYDQSSKSFRGLSGPLPSDVAMELNSVLNNLNGTKESIKGAKNWFMQRSPFAPALAEALRERIFVLDDSERQLHIIYLANDILFDSLLRRTSPDLDNEALAFVPVLGSMLRRIYHNPQNKEENQTRLQKILELWASKDIFDQNTIDALKGEMIAGPPTNSFPGLPTTSGSADPAAVLPQHSTNHNIQQWLPDRNLPDQELPDKHAASAQAILPSLATNQFLPNSGPGGAFMGSMTISASVQSVNQQPTPHLLPGPTAGNGEKLPPYPLFPPGLIPGMVRKMQIGSGVPYSPMSPLDIPTVIPPSNVPQSEILESVSKFFKDIGEINPSEGPINSDSRDEDEYEREPAVRKGGACIPPPPNLQVDPETGAYADGSVDRKSGSGRLGLGATANPNEASQYDDVYTSYRKQRSTTYHSSMSARAAVK from the exons ATGGATCGACAGCCTCATGATTATGCATCAGCCTCTGCTATGGCATATGCCCAACAGCAGCGACAACCTCCAAGCATGCAACAGCAACAACAGTTTGGATTTCCTCCACAGCACCAGCAATTTCCCCCATCAGTGCATGGTCCTCCTTTCCTACCCCCACATCCCTCTCTCCAACAATTCCCGTATCACCCCCAAATGCAGCAGCTCCATCCGCATCCTCCACCCCATCCTCACCTTCTTCATCTTCAACAGCAACAGCAGGCACCACCAGCTTTCCCCCCTCATTTACCCTCTCCTCTCGTTCCTCCACAGTTTCATGGTCCATATGATGCAGCTCCACCCCCAGCTGCTCCACCTTCTGATCCGGAGCTACATAAGCGCATCGAAAAACTTGTTGAGTATGCTGCCAAGAACGGCCCTGAATTTGAAGCTATGATTCGTGAAAAGCAGCAGGAGAATCCTGACTATGGTTTTCTCTTTGGCGGGGAGGGGCATGGGTACTACCGTTACAGGCTTTGGTTGGCTACACATCCTCCAGGTGGTCCCTTCAATCCTCCTTTTGCATCATTGTCTATACCTATGATGCATCCTCCCCCTTTAAATGCTCCCCCAATGAATGCCGCAGCTGCAGGTGTTGGGGCATCAGCTACAGTGCTGGGTGCTCCTCAATTGCACCAACCTCCTTTTCCCTCATTCTACGAGCAGCCACAGCACCATCAGCATCCACAATCTTTTGGGATTCATGGTCGACCAGATTATGACCAGTCATCCAAGTCTTTCAGGGGTCTTTCTGGACCACTTCCATCTGATGTTGCAATGGAGCTCAATAGTGTGCTTAACAATTTAAATGGTACGAAAGAGTCAATTAAAGGTGCCAAAAACTGGTTCATGCAGAGATCCCCATTTGCACCTGCACTGGCTGAGGCACTTAGAGAACGAATTTTTGTCCTAGATGATTCCGAGAGGCAACTGCATATAATATACCTTGCAAATGACATTCTTTTTGACAG CTTGCTACGGAGGACAAGCCCTGACCTTGATAATGAAGCCCTTGCATTTGTACCTGTTTTAGGTTCCATGCTCAGGAGGATTTATCACAACCCTCAGAACAAGGAGGAAAATCAGACAAGGTTACAGAAGATTTTAGAGTTGTGGGCTTCCAAAGATATATTTGATCAGAATACTATTGATGCGCTTAAGGGTGAGATGATTGCTGGACCACCAACTAATTCTTTTCCAGGGCTTCCAACCACCAGTGGTTCAGCAGATCCGGCTGCTG TATTGCCGCAGCATTCAACAAACCATAACATCCAGCAGTGGCTACCCGATAGGAATTTACCAGATCAAGAGCTTCCTGATAAACATGCAGCCTCTGCCCAAGCCATTCTGCCATCTCTAGCAACCAATCAATTTCTTCCAAACTCAGGCCCCGGTGGTGCTTTTATGGGGTCCATGACCATATCAGCTTCTGTTCAATCAGTAAACCAACAGCCCACACCCCATTTATTGCCAGGCCCAACTGCTGGCAATGGTGAAAAATTGCCACCATATCCTTTGTTTCCACCCGGTCTTATTCCTGGGATGGTCAGAAAGATGCAGATTGGTAGCGGGGTGCCCTACTCTCCCATGAGCCCTTTGGACATACCAACTGTAATTCCTCCATCCAATGTTCCTCAATCTGAAATTCTTGAGAGTGtgtcaaaattcttcaaagacaTTGGAGAGATTAACCCTTCTGAAGGGCCCATTAATTCTGATTCAAGAGATGAAGATGAGTATGAGAGAGAACCTGCAGTACGCAAGGGAGGAGCTTGTATCCCTCCTCCCCCGAACCTGCAGGTGGACCCTGAGACCGGGGCATATGCTGATGGAAGTGTAGATCGGAAGTCAGGATCAGGAAGGTTGGGACTTGGTGCCACAGCTAATCCAAATGAAGCAAGTCAATATGATGATGTTTATACCTCCTACAGAAAACAAAGAAGCACCACCTATCACTCATCCATGAGTGCAAGAGCTGCAGTGAAGTAA
- the LOC122316808 gene encoding probable xyloglucan glycosyltransferase 5, whose amino-acid sequence MAPRLDFSNWWAKDTRKGTPVVVTMENPNFSVVEIDGPDAAFRPVEKSRGKNAKQVTWVLLLKANRAVGCVAWLATALWSLLGAIKKRLIHRQGVTMASEKLGKGKLLFRIIRAFLVTALAILSFEVVAYLQGWHYFKNPSLHIPQTSDLQGFFHVAYVAWLTFRADYIAPPIQALSKFCVVLFLIQSADRMILCLGCLWIKYKKIKPTIAGDPFKPDDVEGSGNEHPMVLVQIPMCNEREVYEQSISAVCQLDWPKDRLLIQVLDDSDDESIQFLIKAEVAKWSQKGINIIYRHRLVRTGYKAGNLKSAMSCDYVKIYEFVAIFDADFQPNPEFLKQTVPHFKDNPELGLVQARWAFVNKDENLLTRLQNINLCFHFEVEQQVNGVFINFFGFNGTAGVWRIKALEESGGWLERTTVEDMDIAVRAHLNGWKFIFLDDVKVLCEVPESYEAYRKQQHRWHSGPMQLFRLCLPAIITAKISACKKANLILLFFLLRKLILPFYSFTLFCVILPLTMFVPEAELPVWVICYVPVFMSLLNILPAPKSFPFIVPYLLFENTMSVTKFNAMVSGLFQLGSSYEWIVTKKAGRASESDLLAAAERESKTMNQPQIYRGASESELSELNQIKEQKEAARVPVKKMNKIYRKELALAFLLLTASVRSLLSAQGVHFYFLLFQGLTFLLVGLDLIGEQMS is encoded by the exons ATGGCTCCAAGACTGGACTTCTCTAACTGGTGGGCAAAAGATACCCGCAAGGGAACTCCGGTCGTAGTCACAATGGAGAACCCCAACTTCTCGGTTGTGGAGATTGATGGCCCCGACGCTGCGTTCCGGCCCGTGGAGAAAAGCCGGGGTAAGAATGCCAAGCAGGTCACGTGGGTCTTGCTTCTCAAGGCCAACCGCGCTGTCGGTTGCGTCGCTTGGCTCGCCACGGCCCTCTGGTCATTGCTCGGAGCCATCAAGAAGAGACTGATCCATAGGCAAGGAGTAACCATGGCGAGTGAGAAGTTGGGAAAGGGGAAACTGCTTTTCAGAATCATAAGAGCGTTCTTAGTCACTGCCTTGGCCATCCTGTCCTTTGAGGTGGTTGCCTATTTGCAAGGGTGGCATTATTTTAAGAATCCCAGTTTGCACATCCCGCAGACTTCTGATTTGCAAGGCTTCTTTCACGTGGCTTATGTTGCTTGGTTGACATTCCGGGCCGATTACATTGCGCCTCCAATTCAAGCACTTTCTAAATTCTGTGTTGTTCTGTTCCTTATCCAATCTGCGGACCGTATGATACTTTGCTTAGGTTGCTTGTGGATAAAATACAAGAAGATTAAGCCGACGATTGCGGGTGATCCCTTCAAACCGGATGATGTGGAGGGATCGGGCAATGAGCATCCCATGGTTCTTGTTCAAATTCCAATGTGTAATGAGAGGGAG GTATATGAGCAATCTATCTCCGCTGTGTGCCAACTTGATTGGCCAAAGGACCGTTTACTGATTCAAGTTCTTGATGATTCCGATGATGAGAGTATTCAATTCTTAATTAAGGCAGAGGTTGCTAAGTGGAGCCAAAAGGGCATTAACATAATCTATCGGCATCGCTTGGTTAGAACTGGTTACAAAGCGGGGAATCTCAAGTCTGCAATGAGCTGTGATTATGTTAAGATTTATGAGTTTGTTGCCATTTTTGATGCAGATTTCCAACCTAATCCTGAATTTCTAAAGCAAACTGTGCCCCATTTCAAG GACAATCCTGAACTAGGTTTAGTTCAGGCTAGATGGGCTTTTGTGAACAAGGATGAAAACTTGTTGACTCGTCTCCAAAACATTAATCTGTGTTTCCACTTTGAGGTGGAACAGCAAGTTAATGGGGTGttcattaatttctttggtTTCAATGGAACTGCCGGTGTTTGGAGAATTAAAGCCTTGGAGGAGTCTGGAGGCTGGCTTGAACGGACAACTGTAGAGGATATGGACATAGCCGTCCGAGCCCATCTCAATGGTTGGAAGTTCATCTTCCTTGATGACGTAAAG GTCCTTTGTGAAGTTCCGGAGTCATATGAAGCTTACAGGAAGCAGCAGCATCGCTGGCATTCTGGTCCGATGCAACTTTTTAGATTGTGTCTTCCTGCAATTATAACAGCTAAG ATATCAGCATGTAAGAAAGCAAACTTGATACTGTTGTTCTTTCTGTTGAGGAAACTTATCCTTCCCTTCTACTCCTTCACATTGTTCTGCGTAATTCTTCCTCTAACCATGTTTGTCCCCGAGGCTGAGCTCCCTGTATGGGTCATTTGTTATGTGCCTGTTTTTATGTCCCTCCTCAACATTCTTCCAGCCCCCAAATCCTTCCCCTTCATTGTTCCTTACCTCCTATTTGAGAATACCATGTCTGTTACAAAATTCAATGCAATGGTATCTGGATTGTTCCAGTTGGGTAGCTCTTACGAGTGGATTGTCACCAAGAAGGCTGGCAGAGCATCAGAATCCGATTTACTGGCTGCTGCTGAAAGGGAATCTAAAACAATGAACCAACCACAAATCTACCGAGGAGCATCTGAGAGTGAGCTTTCTGAATTGAACCAAATTAAGGAACAGAAAGAAGCAGCCCGTGTTCCtgttaagaaaatgaataaaatatataggaAGGAGCTTGCTCTGGCATTCCTTTTGCTCACAGCTTCTGTCAGGAGCCTGTTATCTGCACAAGGAGTCCACTTCTACTTCCTACTTTTCCAAGGGTTGACCTTCCTTCTTGTGGGCCTTGATCTAATTGGGGAGCAGATGAGCTAA
- the LOC122315598 gene encoding probable cyclic nucleotide-gated ion channel 14, producing MELKKVRFYNDENQSFRPSWEKNDTQKNVERPLSLYKATAPLIKPEGSGTGDRNQSTSTTSTFGRLKVFPENHKLWQKRILDPGSDIILKWNRVFLFFCLVALFVDPLFFYVPLVVVNNDNSSCMATDLNLGIVITCFRTVADIFYMLHMVIKFRTAYVSPSSRVFGRGELVMDPKMIARWYLRSEFLIDLLAALPLPQIVIWFILPALKSSQADHTDNALVLIVLLQYIPRLYLIFPLSSQIIKATGVVTQTAWAGAAYNLVLYMLASHVIGASWYLLSIERQATCWKSECKKEDSPVRCDLSYLACPSWNTTEFRKWANATALFSVCNSSSDFNFGIFEKAVTDNIISSNFIEKYLYCLWFGLQNLSSYGQNLSTSTFIGETSFAILIAILGLVLFAHLIGNMQTYLQSITVRLEEWRLKRRDTEEWMRHRQLPRGLQERVRRFVQYKWLATRGVDEESILSALPTDLCRDIQRHLCLDLLLRVPFFSQMDNQLLDAICERLVSSLSTQGTYIVREGDPVTEMLFIIRGRLESSTTNGGRTGFFNSITLSPGDFCGEELLAWALLPKSTLNLPSSTRTVRSLGEVEAFALRAEDLKFVANQFRRLHSRKLQHTFRFYSYHWRTWAACFIQVAWRRYKKRLLVKNLSMRESFSYRVDEQVASQNEQDEEEHPTAPSYNSQAKQNLGVTILASRFAANTRRGAQKIKDVQIPKLQKPEEPDFSMEPEDD from the exons ATGGAGTTGAAGAAAGTGAG GTTTTATAATGATGAAAATCAAAGTTTCCGACCTTCCTGGGAGAAAAATGACACCCAGAAAAATGTGGAAAGGCCCTTGTCACTGTACAAGGCAACGGCGCCTCTGATTAAACCAGAAGGGAGTGGTACTGGTGATAGAAACCAGAGTACTAGTACAACTTCCACGTTTGGGAGGTTAAAGGTTTTCCCAGAGAATCATAAGCTATGGCAGAAACGAATTCTCGATCCTGGAAGTGATATTATCCTTAAATGGAACAGggttttcttgttcttttgcttGGTTGCCCTCTTTGTTGATCCACTTTTTTTCTACGTTCCATTGGTGGTGGTGAACAATGATAATTCGTCTTGTATGGCAACTGATTTGAATCTGGGAATTGTGATAACGTGTTTTCGGACTGTTGCAGACATATTTTATATGTTGCATATGGTTATAAAGTTCCGGACGGCTTATGTATCGCCGAGTTCAAGAGTTTTTGGGAGGGGTGAACTTGTCATGGATCCAAAGATGATTGCAAGGTGGTATTTAAGATCAGAATTCCTCATCGATCTTTTGGCTGCACTGCCTCTTCCTCAG aTCGTGATATGGTTTATTCTACCAGCACTTAAAAGTTCCCAAGCTGATCATACTGACAATGCCCTTGTACTGATTGTTCTGCTTCAATATATTCCCAGACTATATCTCATTTTCCCATTAagttctcaaattattaaagcCACCGGTGTAGTCACACAAACTGCTTGGGCTGGGGCTGCATATAATCTCGTCCTATACATGTTAGCCAGTCAT GTCATAGGGGCATCATGGTATTTGTTGTCCATTGAACGACAAGCAACATGCTGGAAATCAGAATGCAAAAAGGAAGATAGCCCTGTCAGATGTGACCTTAGTTACTTGGCTTGTCCAAGTTGGAACACAACCGAATTCAGGAAATGGGCAAACGCTACTGCTTTGTTTAGTGTCTGCAACAGCAGTAGTGATTTCAATTTTGGCATATTTGAAAAGGCTGTGACAGATAATATCATCTCCTCAAATTTTATTGAGAAGTATCTTTATTGCCTATGGTTTGGCTTACAGAACTTGAG ttCCTATGGCCAGAATTTAAGCACAAGCACATTTATTGGGGAAACATCATTTGCCATCCTCATTGCAATATTGGGTCTCGTTTTGTTTGCGCATTTGATTGGAAACATGCAG ACCTATCTGCAATCCATCACCGTGAGATTGGAGGAATGGAGGCTCAAGCGAAGAGACACTGAGGAGTGGATGAGACATCGTCAACTTCCTCGAGGCCTTCAAGAACGCGTCCGACGATTTGTTCAGTACAAGTGGCTTGCAACTCGAGGGGTGGATGAAGAGTCGATCTTAAGTGCCTTGCCTACAGATCTATGTCGAGATATCCAACGCCACCTATGCTTGGACCTTCTTCTACGT GTACCTTTTTTCTCACAGATGGACAATCAGCTACTTGATGCCATCTGTGAACGCTTGGTGTCATCCTTAAGCACTCAGGGAACCTACATTGTTCGTGAAGGTGACCCTGTGACAGAAATGCTTTTTATCATCCGAGGGAGGCTTGAGAGCTCAACTACAAATGGAGGCCGGACGGGTTTCTTCAATTCGATTACCTTGAGCCCGGGGGATTTTTGTGGGGAAGAGTTGCTTGCTTGGGCATTGCTTCCAAAATCTACTCTCAACTTGCCTTCTTCTACAAGAACAGTTAGATCCCTTGGTGAAGTGGAAGCCTTTGCACTGCGAGCAGAAGATCTCAAATTTGTTGCCAATCAGTTTAGACGTCTCCATAGTAGGAAGCTACAGCACACTTTCCGCTTTTACTCTTATCACTGGAGAACATGGGCTGCCTGCTTCATTCAGGTTGCTTGGCGTCGATACAAGAAGAGGTTGCTGGTAAAGAACCTTAGCATGAGAGAGTCATTCTCATACAGAGTTGACGAGCAAGTAGCTAGTCAAAACGAACAAGACGAGGAAGAGCATCCAACAGCACCTTCATATAATTCACAGGCGAAACAGAACCTAGGTGTCACGATACTAGCTTCCAGGTTTGCTGCAAACACGCGAAGAGGAGCTCAGAAAATCAAGGATGTTCAAATTCCTAAATTACAAAAGCCTGAAGAACCTGACTTCTCGATGGAGCCAGAAGATGATTAA
- the LOC122316712 gene encoding UDP-galactose/UDP-glucose transporter 7 isoform X1, producing the protein MENRSDSEMSPYLSLSAALSYGISSMAMVFINKAILIQYAHSMTLLTLQQLATSLLINLGQRMGYTKSGSLDMLTARKLLPISLFYNANVAFALASLKGVNIPMYIAIKRLTPLAVLVAGLFSGKGRPTTQVSLSVLLTAAGVIIAALGDFSFDLFGYGMALTSVFFQTMYLVLVEKSGAEDGLSSVEIMFYNSTLSLPFLLFLIIATGEFPNSISLLFAKSNSLYFLVILILSLVMGIVLNFTMFLCTIVNSALTTTIVGVLKGVGSTTLGFVLLGGVQVHALNVTGLVINTAGGVWYSYAKYRQKKNKPIKLMSDIEAHRK; encoded by the exons ATGGAAAATCGTAGTGACTCAGAAATGAGCCCTTATTTGAG TTTGTCTGCAGCCTTGTCATATGGGATTTCTTCAATGGCGATGGTTTTTATCAATAAGGCCATACTTATTCAATATGCGCACTCAATGACTCTCCTCACTTTGCAG CAATTGGCAACCTCCTTGCTTATAAACTTGGGTCAAAGAATGGGATACACAAAATCCGGATCTTTAGATATGTTGACAGCTAGAAAGCTTCTCCCAATTTCACTGTTTTACAATGCTAACGTGGCATTTGCATTGGCGAGTTTAAAAGGAGTTAATATTCCGATGTATATCGCAATAAAGAGACTCACACCACTTGCTGTCCTGGTTGCTGGATTATTTTCTGGAAAAGGGAGACCTACGACACAG GTGTCTCTTTCTGTTCTATTGACTGCTGCTGGAGTTATCATTGCTGCGCTGGGAGATTTTTCATTTGACCTTTTTGGATACGGCATGGCCCTTACTTCTGTTTTTTTCCAG ACCATGTACCTAGTCTTGGTTGAGAAGTCTGGTGCAGAGGATGGGCTTTCTTCAGTTGAAATCATGTTCTACAACAGTACTTTGTCCCTTCCATTTTTGCTGTTTCTCATCATAGCTACAGGAGAGTTTCCAAATTCTATATCACTATTATTCGCAAAG AGTAATTCCTTATACTTTTTGGTGATCCTTATTCTTTCATTGGTAATGGGCATTGTCCTCAACTTCACCATGTTTTTATGTACCATAGTCAACTCTGCTCTAACAACAACAATAGTTGGCGTTCTTAAAGGGGTTGGCTCCACG ACCCTTGGTTTTGTGTTACTGGGTGGTGTTCAAGTTCATGCTTTGAACGTGACTGGATTGGTTATCAACACTGCTGGTGGTGTGTGGTATTCATATGCCAAGTATCGACAAAAGAAGAACAAGCCAATAAAGCTAATGTCAGATATTGAGGCGCATCGTAAATAA
- the LOC122316712 gene encoding UDP-galactose/UDP-glucose transporter 7 isoform X2, which translates to MAMVFINKAILIQYAHSMTLLTLQQLATSLLINLGQRMGYTKSGSLDMLTARKLLPISLFYNANVAFALASLKGVNIPMYIAIKRLTPLAVLVAGLFSGKGRPTTQVSLSVLLTAAGVIIAALGDFSFDLFGYGMALTSVFFQTMYLVLVEKSGAEDGLSSVEIMFYNSTLSLPFLLFLIIATGEFPNSISLLFAKSNSLYFLVILILSLVMGIVLNFTMFLCTIVNSALTTTIVGVLKGVGSTTLGFVLLGGVQVHALNVTGLVINTAGGVWYSYAKYRQKKNKPIKLMSDIEAHRK; encoded by the exons ATGGCGATGGTTTTTATCAATAAGGCCATACTTATTCAATATGCGCACTCAATGACTCTCCTCACTTTGCAG CAATTGGCAACCTCCTTGCTTATAAACTTGGGTCAAAGAATGGGATACACAAAATCCGGATCTTTAGATATGTTGACAGCTAGAAAGCTTCTCCCAATTTCACTGTTTTACAATGCTAACGTGGCATTTGCATTGGCGAGTTTAAAAGGAGTTAATATTCCGATGTATATCGCAATAAAGAGACTCACACCACTTGCTGTCCTGGTTGCTGGATTATTTTCTGGAAAAGGGAGACCTACGACACAG GTGTCTCTTTCTGTTCTATTGACTGCTGCTGGAGTTATCATTGCTGCGCTGGGAGATTTTTCATTTGACCTTTTTGGATACGGCATGGCCCTTACTTCTGTTTTTTTCCAG ACCATGTACCTAGTCTTGGTTGAGAAGTCTGGTGCAGAGGATGGGCTTTCTTCAGTTGAAATCATGTTCTACAACAGTACTTTGTCCCTTCCATTTTTGCTGTTTCTCATCATAGCTACAGGAGAGTTTCCAAATTCTATATCACTATTATTCGCAAAG AGTAATTCCTTATACTTTTTGGTGATCCTTATTCTTTCATTGGTAATGGGCATTGTCCTCAACTTCACCATGTTTTTATGTACCATAGTCAACTCTGCTCTAACAACAACAATAGTTGGCGTTCTTAAAGGGGTTGGCTCCACG ACCCTTGGTTTTGTGTTACTGGGTGGTGTTCAAGTTCATGCTTTGAACGTGACTGGATTGGTTATCAACACTGCTGGTGGTGTGTGGTATTCATATGCCAAGTATCGACAAAAGAAGAACAAGCCAATAAAGCTAATGTCAGATATTGAGGCGCATCGTAAATAA
- the LOC122316041 gene encoding uncharacterized protein LOC122316041 isoform X2 — protein MDRQPHDYASASAMAYAQQQRQPPSMQQQQQFGFPPQHQQFPPSVHGPPFLPPHPSLQQFPYHPQMQQLHPHPPPHPHLLHLQQQQQAPPAFPPHLPSPLVPPQFHGPYDAAPPPAAPPSDPELHKRIEKLVEYAAKNGPEFEAMIREKQQENPDYGFLFGGEGHGYYRYRLWLATHPPAAGVGASATVLGAPQLHQPPFPSFYEQPQHHQHPQSFGIHGRPDYDQSSKSFRGLSGPLPSDVAMELNSVLNNLNGTKESIKGAKNWFMQRSPFAPALAEALRERIFVLDDSERQLHIIYLANDILFDSLLRRTSPDLDNEALAFVPVLGSMLRRIYHNPQNKEENQTRLQKILELWASKDIFDQNTIDALKGEMIAGPPTNSFPGLPTTSGSADPAAVLPQHSTNHNIQQWLPDRNLPDQELPDKHAASAQAILPSLATNQFLPNSGPGGAFMGSMTISASVQSVNQQPTPHLLPGPTAGNGEKLPPYPLFPPGLIPGMVRKMQIGSGVPYSPMSPLDIPTVIPPSNVPQSEILESVSKFFKDIGEINPSEGPINSDSRDEDEYEREPAVRKGGACIPPPPNLQVDPETGAYADGSVDRKSGSGRLGLGATANPNEASQYDDVYTSYRKQRSTTYHSSMSARAAVK, from the exons ATGGATCGACAGCCTCATGATTATGCATCAGCCTCTGCTATGGCATATGCCCAACAGCAGCGACAACCTCCAAGCATGCAACAGCAACAACAGTTTGGATTTCCTCCACAGCACCAGCAATTTCCCCCATCAGTGCATGGTCCTCCTTTCCTACCCCCACATCCCTCTCTCCAACAATTCCCGTATCACCCCCAAATGCAGCAGCTCCATCCGCATCCTCCACCCCATCCTCACCTTCTTCATCTTCAACAGCAACAGCAGGCACCACCAGCTTTCCCCCCTCATTTACCCTCTCCTCTCGTTCCTCCACAGTTTCATGGTCCATATGATGCAGCTCCACCCCCAGCTGCTCCACCTTCTGATCCGGAGCTACATAAGCGCATCGAAAAACTTGTTGAGTATGCTGCCAAGAACGGCCCTGAATTTGAAGCTATGATTCGTGAAAAGCAGCAGGAGAATCCTGACTATGGTTTTCTCTTTGGCGGGGAGGGGCATGGGTACTACCGTTACAGGCTTTGGTTGGCTACACATCCTCCAG CTGCAGGTGTTGGGGCATCAGCTACAGTGCTGGGTGCTCCTCAATTGCACCAACCTCCTTTTCCCTCATTCTACGAGCAGCCACAGCACCATCAGCATCCACAATCTTTTGGGATTCATGGTCGACCAGATTATGACCAGTCATCCAAGTCTTTCAGGGGTCTTTCTGGACCACTTCCATCTGATGTTGCAATGGAGCTCAATAGTGTGCTTAACAATTTAAATGGTACGAAAGAGTCAATTAAAGGTGCCAAAAACTGGTTCATGCAGAGATCCCCATTTGCACCTGCACTGGCTGAGGCACTTAGAGAACGAATTTTTGTCCTAGATGATTCCGAGAGGCAACTGCATATAATATACCTTGCAAATGACATTCTTTTTGACAG CTTGCTACGGAGGACAAGCCCTGACCTTGATAATGAAGCCCTTGCATTTGTACCTGTTTTAGGTTCCATGCTCAGGAGGATTTATCACAACCCTCAGAACAAGGAGGAAAATCAGACAAGGTTACAGAAGATTTTAGAGTTGTGGGCTTCCAAAGATATATTTGATCAGAATACTATTGATGCGCTTAAGGGTGAGATGATTGCTGGACCACCAACTAATTCTTTTCCAGGGCTTCCAACCACCAGTGGTTCAGCAGATCCGGCTGCTG TATTGCCGCAGCATTCAACAAACCATAACATCCAGCAGTGGCTACCCGATAGGAATTTACCAGATCAAGAGCTTCCTGATAAACATGCAGCCTCTGCCCAAGCCATTCTGCCATCTCTAGCAACCAATCAATTTCTTCCAAACTCAGGCCCCGGTGGTGCTTTTATGGGGTCCATGACCATATCAGCTTCTGTTCAATCAGTAAACCAACAGCCCACACCCCATTTATTGCCAGGCCCAACTGCTGGCAATGGTGAAAAATTGCCACCATATCCTTTGTTTCCACCCGGTCTTATTCCTGGGATGGTCAGAAAGATGCAGATTGGTAGCGGGGTGCCCTACTCTCCCATGAGCCCTTTGGACATACCAACTGTAATTCCTCCATCCAATGTTCCTCAATCTGAAATTCTTGAGAGTGtgtcaaaattcttcaaagacaTTGGAGAGATTAACCCTTCTGAAGGGCCCATTAATTCTGATTCAAGAGATGAAGATGAGTATGAGAGAGAACCTGCAGTACGCAAGGGAGGAGCTTGTATCCCTCCTCCCCCGAACCTGCAGGTGGACCCTGAGACCGGGGCATATGCTGATGGAAGTGTAGATCGGAAGTCAGGATCAGGAAGGTTGGGACTTGGTGCCACAGCTAATCCAAATGAAGCAAGTCAATATGATGATGTTTATACCTCCTACAGAAAACAAAGAAGCACCACCTATCACTCATCCATGAGTGCAAGAGCTGCAGTGAAGTAA